The proteins below come from a single Malus sylvestris chromosome 3, drMalSylv7.2, whole genome shotgun sequence genomic window:
- the LOC126614521 gene encoding cysteine proteinase inhibitor 1-like, with the protein MRPYCLLILAFVLLPLVAANVHPRGGWQPIKNISDLHVKEIAEFAVLEYNKHAQGQNKLAFESVVQGDSQVVAGINYRLVISAKNESVVDPAVATPTSDYEGIVWEKAWEHFRQLISFHQLLKPN; encoded by the coding sequence ATGCGCCCTTACTGCCTCCTCATCCTCGCCTTCGTCCTCCTTCCTCTGGTGGCTGCTAATGTGCACCCACGGGGCGGTTGGCAGCCCATAAAGAACATCAGCGACCTTCATGTGAAAGAGATCGCAGAGTTtgcggtgttggagtacaacaaGCATGCCCAAGGACAGAACAAGTTGGCGTTTGAGAGTGTAGTCCAGGGTGACAGCCAGGTAGTGGCAGGCATCAACTACCGGCTAGTCATTTCTGCCAAGAATGAGTCGGTAGTTGATCCCGCTGTTGCCACGCCCACCAGTGATTATGAGGGCATTGTGTGGGAGAAGGCTTGGGAGCATTTTAGGCAGTTGATTTCATTTCATCAATTGTTAAAACCTAACTAG